A stretch of Helicobacteraceae bacterium DNA encodes these proteins:
- a CDS encoding 50S ribosomal protein L25/general stress protein Ctc, producing the protein MLEGIIRESTAKSATKALRKDGYLIANIYGGGEPNVNAAFKKNDFIRFVKNKTKLAFDVKVGDKKRHVVIEEYQADPVGDDLLHVDLREVVKDKLARYLVPVKTVGTPKGVKNKGVFITMKKRIPVQCLGKDLPDSFTFDVSALDVNDTILARDAKAPKGVKILLDGRIAVAGVIKAK; encoded by the coding sequence ATGCTAGAAGGCATAATCAGAGAGAGTACGGCTAAGAGCGCGACTAAAGCGCTCCGCAAAGATGGTTATCTGATCGCCAATATCTACGGCGGCGGCGAACCGAACGTTAACGCGGCGTTTAAGAAAAACGACTTTATTCGCTTCGTAAAAAATAAGACTAAGCTCGCGTTTGACGTAAAAGTCGGCGACAAAAAACGCCATGTCGTAATCGAAGAGTATCAAGCCGATCCCGTCGGCGACGATCTGCTCCACGTCGATCTGCGCGAAGTGGTCAAAGACAAGCTCGCCCGTTATCTTGTCCCCGTTAAAACCGTTGGAACTCCCAAAGGCGTTAAGAACAAAGGCGTGTTTATCACGATGAAAAAACGTATTCCCGTCCAGTGTCTTGGCAAAGACCTGCCCGATTCTTTCACTTTTGACGTAAGCGCGTTAGACGTGAACGACACGATTTTGGCGCGCGACGCTAAAGCCCCCAAGGGCGTTAAAATCCTACTTGACGGTCGCATAGCCGTCGCCGGAGTTATCAAAGCTAAATGA
- a CDS encoding PilT/PilU family type 4a pilus ATPase, whose translation MPVEVNVAELSFEVTERVKGYLKTLIQKNGSDLHIKAGQKIMGRIRGDITPLSEDVMSRADALTMAKEMLRGRFGELVANKEIDFTFQLDEKFRFRANAFFQKDGLSAVFRTIPTDIQTISDLGLPKSLYALTTKKRGLILVTGVTGSGKSTTLAAIIDEINEKRREHIITIEDPIEFVHRDKRCIINQRTIGEDTLSFANALRGALREDPDIILVGEMRDLETIEIALRAAETGHLVLSTLHTLDSKETINRVIGMFAKEEQNRVRLMLASTLVGIVSQRLVKTTNNKRAPAIEMLLDTPRVIDMIANYRDDEVQDALAEGREIYGTQTFDQSLFDLYKAGSISEEEALANANSPDDLKIRIRGAVAEKINLPKEAGIIKIKQNFG comes from the coding sequence GTGCCTGTCGAAGTAAATGTGGCGGAATTAAGTTTTGAGGTAACGGAGCGCGTAAAAGGCTATCTTAAAACGCTCATTCAGAAAAACGGTAGCGACCTGCATATAAAAGCGGGGCAGAAAATTATGGGGCGCATAAGAGGCGATATTACGCCTTTAAGCGAAGACGTAATGAGCCGCGCCGACGCGCTGACGATGGCGAAGGAGATGTTGCGCGGGCGCTTTGGCGAGCTGGTAGCCAACAAGGAGATCGATTTTACCTTTCAACTAGACGAAAAATTTCGTTTTCGCGCCAACGCCTTTTTCCAAAAAGACGGACTTTCTGCGGTGTTTAGAACGATCCCGACCGATATTCAGACAATTTCCGATCTCGGACTGCCTAAATCGTTATACGCGCTCACGACGAAAAAGCGCGGGCTGATCTTGGTTACGGGCGTAACGGGAAGCGGCAAATCGACCACGTTGGCGGCTATTATCGACGAGATCAACGAAAAACGACGCGAGCATATCATTACCATCGAAGATCCGATCGAGTTTGTCCATCGCGACAAAAGATGTATTATCAACCAACGCACTATCGGCGAGGATACGTTGAGCTTTGCGAACGCCTTGCGCGGCGCGCTTCGCGAGGACCCCGATATTATTCTCGTGGGCGAAATGCGCGATCTGGAAACTATTGAAATCGCGTTGCGCGCCGCCGAAACGGGACATTTGGTGCTATCCACGCTGCACACGCTCGATAGCAAAGAGACGATCAACCGCGTGATCGGAATGTTCGCCAAAGAGGAGCAAAACCGCGTCCGTCTTATGCTCGCCAGCACGCTTGTGGGCATCGTTTCTCAGCGGCTTGTCAAAACCACGAACAACAAGCGCGCGCCGGCGATTGAGATGTTGCTCGATACGCCGCGCGTAATCGATATGATCGCCAATTACCGCGACGACGAGGTGCAAGACGCGCTCGCGGAAGGCAGGGAGATCTACGGCACGCAGACTTTCGATCAGTCGCTTTTCGATCTCTATAAGGCGGGATCGATCAGCGAAGAGGAGGCGTTGGCTAACGCCAATAGCCCCGACGATTTAAAAATTCGCATTCGCGGAGCGGTTGCGGAAAAGATCAATCTGCCAAAAGAGGCTGGTATTATCAAGATTAAACAAAATTTTGGCTAA
- a CDS encoding transaldolase → MSKTPFSLWIDYLDRDFIVGDLPEYLRRGARGVTTNPAIFKQAIVGKDSYKTQIERLKGAGVLGKRLYEALAIADAQNAADALKPYFDGQDGFVSIEVDPAFAYDAPSAIEEARRLHKAIGRENVMIKIPATNEGVIAIKELLKLGIPTNATLVFSTDQTRKLLSAAKGSQTPLVISVFVSRFDREIDERLPKELRAKTGIINAANHYNMIANADGKNVRALFASTGVKGGGLSADYYIRELLGDNLINTAPLTAIDAFLASGDRENRLPIAPEKIAAFFGELDAKGIDFERLCDKLLAEGLALFERAFSDIILTLA, encoded by the coding sequence GTGAGCAAAACGCCTTTTTCATTATGGATCGACTATCTTGATCGAGATTTTATCGTCGGCGATCTGCCCGAATACCTGCGGCGCGGCGCGCGCGGCGTTACTACCAACCCCGCGATCTTCAAGCAGGCGATTGTCGGCAAAGACTCTTATAAAACGCAGATAGAGAGGTTAAAGGGCGCGGGCGTTTTGGGCAAACGGCTGTATGAAGCGCTTGCGATCGCCGACGCGCAAAACGCCGCCGACGCGCTAAAACCCTATTTCGACGGGCAAGACGGCTTTGTCAGCATAGAGGTCGATCCGGCGTTTGCTTACGACGCGCCAAGCGCGATCGAAGAGGCGCGCAGGCTCCACAAAGCGATCGGACGCGAAAACGTTATGATAAAAATCCCCGCCACAAACGAGGGCGTAATAGCGATAAAAGAGCTATTAAAGCTCGGCATTCCAACTAACGCGACGCTTGTTTTTTCGACGGATCAGACGCGCAAGCTGTTAAGCGCGGCGAAGGGAAGCCAAACGCCGCTTGTGATTAGCGTTTTTGTTAGCCGTTTTGATCGCGAGATCGACGAGCGGCTCCCAAAAGAGCTTAGAGCCAAAACGGGGATTATAAACGCCGCCAACCACTACAATATGATCGCGAATGCGGACGGCAAAAACGTTCGCGCCCTATTTGCCAGCACGGGCGTTAAGGGCGGCGGGCTAAGCGCCGATTACTATATCCGCGAGCTGTTGGGCGATAATCTTATCAATACCGCGCCGCTAACGGCTATCGACGCTTTTTTAGCGAGCGGCGATCGCGAAAACCGACTGCCGATCGCGCCTGAGAAAATCGCCGCGTTCTTTGGCGAGCTTGACGCTAAAGGCATAGATTTTGAGCGCTTATGCGATAAACTTTTAGCCGAAGGATTAGCCTTATTTGAACGGGCTTTTTCAGATATAATTTTGACTTTGGCTTGA
- a CDS encoding protein phosphatase 2C domain-containing protein yields MANEQHTIEDVSFKIFRVRDNQSLLFSGEIKDNDLSEFVKQPMVKEAVQNFIKQIEYEWSKFKTCKGENMNANAKGLQAYKENQNTLNDKGAKVAETHPIKQIIKPIRFLLPNAKKGEKYEAIIKTDGDEIKKIENVKFAEKEDIGLFFNEEKQLVSGIPNKSGEFKFNVYYRTEANVTRGGEGMLIINPDPRDLWQNNEPDQNLPYPKSHTDSKIINENNICIVAASRRGRSHAHVGSFRDDDFFVGYNDGWSVLVVADGAGSAKLSRIGSKEASHAVGVLISERLKGTSGNELSILISRWDGEKQNVQQKIYSLFQEAIKNAVDTIETTSTRSYSAQSRDMATTLLAVIARKIGDKVFVASFWVGDGAIAAYSPNSEVKIKVLGVPDEGEYAGQTRFLDRAILQDGDGFNKRIKIGLLSDVKAIFLMTDGVSDPKFETDNGLNDPVRWDALWQEIEPILSDEKPDKKLLEWLDFWSPGNHDDRTIAIQWFDKYHGNN; encoded by the coding sequence ATGGCAAACGAACAACATACAATAGAGGACGTCTCCTTTAAGATATTTAGGGTGCGCGACAATCAGTCGCTATTATTTAGCGGCGAAATCAAGGACAACGATCTGAGCGAATTTGTTAAACAACCAATGGTAAAGGAAGCGGTTCAAAACTTTATCAAACAGATCGAATATGAATGGAGTAAATTCAAAACCTGTAAAGGAGAAAATATGAACGCAAACGCTAAGGGCTTACAAGCCTACAAAGAAAATCAAAATACGCTTAACGACAAAGGGGCGAAGGTAGCGGAAACACATCCTATAAAACAGATTATTAAACCAATTCGATTTTTGTTGCCAAACGCGAAAAAAGGAGAAAAATATGAAGCGATTATTAAAACGGACGGTGATGAAATTAAAAAAATAGAAAATGTTAAATTTGCTGAAAAGGAAGATATAGGTCTCTTTTTCAACGAGGAGAAACAGCTAGTTAGCGGAATACCTAATAAAAGCGGCGAGTTCAAGTTCAACGTATATTACAGAACCGAGGCAAACGTAACCCGAGGCGGAGAAGGAATGCTGATAATTAATCCAGATCCGCGCGATCTGTGGCAAAATAATGAGCCAGATCAAAATCTGCCGTATCCAAAATCTCATACCGATAGCAAGATTATTAATGAAAACAATATTTGTATAGTTGCTGCAAGCAGACGAGGGCGATCGCATGCGCACGTTGGCAGTTTTCGAGACGACGATTTTTTTGTCGGTTATAACGATGGTTGGAGCGTTTTGGTTGTAGCTGACGGCGCGGGAAGCGCAAAACTATCAAGAATTGGATCAAAAGAGGCGAGTCATGCTGTTGGCGTACTGATCAGCGAGCGGCTAAAAGGTACAAGCGGTAATGAATTATCCATTCTGATTAGTCGATGGGACGGCGAAAAGCAAAATGTTCAGCAAAAAATATATAGCTTGTTTCAAGAAGCCATAAAAAACGCGGTGGATACTATAGAAACAACTTCTACGCGATCTTATTCGGCGCAATCGCGAGATATGGCAACTACGCTACTTGCGGTTATTGCACGAAAGATTGGCGATAAAGTTTTTGTCGCCTCTTTTTGGGTTGGCGATGGTGCAATTGCCGCTTACAGTCCAAACAGCGAAGTAAAAATTAAAGTATTGGGAGTTCCGGACGAGGGCGAATATGCGGGGCAGACGCGCTTTTTAGATCGCGCTATATTGCAAGACGGCGATGGATTTAACAAGCGAATCAAAATCGGTCTACTTTCGGATGTAAAAGCTATTTTTTTAATGACCGACGGCGTTAGCGATCCAAAATTTGAGACAGATAACGGATTAAACGATCCTGTCAGATGGGACGCTTTATGGCAAGAGATTGAACCGATACTATCCGACGAAAAGCCCGACAAAAAACTGCTCGAATGGCTTGATTTTTGGTCTCCTGGAAATCATGATGACCGTACGATTGCAATTCAATGGTTTGATAAATATCATGGCAATAATTAA
- a CDS encoding VWA domain-containing protein, translating into MRRLPVFFLLDCSESMIGDKLDKMQNAMGVIVGALRSNPYALETVYISVIAFAGVAKTIAPLTELYSFYPPKLPLGAGTSLGLALDILMDEIDCRVAKTTTEQKGDWKPFVFLITDGRSTDKTDTAISRWQAKYARRVTLIAIGLGKEADFATLKKLTENVIIYEEADKNEYTALIKWISDSTIAQSKSIGEGAENNPLPDLDGIELKLVKELPANTDDSCVVLVGRCQKVKKPYLIKYERSLVKLGGEKHKAEIAYYDVAGAFMIDEEYFKWSQAQASAIKVNTSLLDGAPSCPYCGNHSAFAMCDCGKLTCTSGGEATCPWCGSELFFGGEGGGDFDVGRSLG; encoded by the coding sequence ATGAGGCGTCTCCCAGTATTTTTCTTGCTAGATTGTTCGGAGTCGATGATTGGCGATAAGCTTGATAAGATGCAAAATGCTATGGGTGTGATTGTCGGCGCGCTTCGCTCTAATCCGTATGCGCTAGAAACAGTCTATATATCGGTAATCGCTTTTGCCGGCGTAGCCAAAACTATCGCGCCGCTAACGGAACTCTACTCGTTTTATCCGCCAAAGCTGCCGCTTGGCGCTGGAACTAGTTTGGGATTGGCGCTTGATATACTAATGGACGAGATAGATTGCCGCGTAGCAAAAACTACGACTGAGCAAAAAGGGGATTGGAAACCGTTTGTTTTTTTGATCACAGACGGACGCTCTACTGACAAAACCGATACGGCAATCTCCCGTTGGCAGGCAAAATACGCTAGGAGAGTTACATTGATCGCTATTGGTCTTGGAAAAGAGGCGGATTTTGCGACGCTAAAAAAGCTGACGGAAAATGTGATTATTTATGAAGAAGCGGACAAAAACGAATATACCGCTTTGATTAAGTGGATTTCGGACTCCACGATCGCACAAAGTAAAAGCATAGGCGAAGGAGCGGAAAATAACCCGCTACCTGATCTTGACGGAATTGAGTTGAAACTAGTCAAAGAGTTACCAGCAAATACTGACGATTCGTGCGTAGTATTGGTTGGACGTTGCCAGAAAGTAAAAAAGCCGTATCTGATCAAATACGAGCGATCGCTCGTCAAATTAGGCGGCGAAAAGCATAAAGCTGAGATCGCATATTACGACGTCGCGGGCGCGTTTATGATCGACGAGGAGTATTTCAAATGGTCGCAGGCACAAGCGTCGGCGATCAAAGTTAATACTTCGCTTTTAGATGGAGCGCCAAGTTGCCCATATTGCGGTAATCACTCGGCGTTTGCAATGTGCGATTGCGGCAAATTGACTTGCACAAGCGGTGGCGAAGCAACCTGCCCATGGTGCGGTAGCGAGCTGTTTTTCGGAGGCGAAGGCGGCGGCGATTTCGACGTCGGACGATCCTTAGGATAA
- a CDS encoding VWA domain-containing protein translates to MAKTVFVMSVRRLPVYILLDTSGSMKGEPIHSVNVGLQAMLSAMRQDPYALDSVYMSIITFDIEAREIMPLTALSDVQLGEIIVPQSGATFLGAALMLLVERVDRDVRKNTKETKGDWRPLLFVMTDGNPSDLQMYRKAIIEIKKRNFGSILACAAGPKAKSEALLELTDRVVTLDTMDSAAFLGFFKWVSASVSIGSSSNGLTEQVNLPPPPPEVNVVI, encoded by the coding sequence TTGGCTAAAACGGTATTTGTGATGTCTGTTAGGCGATTGCCAGTTTATATTCTATTGGATACTTCTGGCTCCATGAAAGGCGAGCCTATCCATTCGGTCAATGTTGGATTACAGGCGATGCTTAGCGCGATGCGTCAAGATCCATATGCGTTAGATAGCGTATATATGTCGATTATTACGTTCGACATTGAAGCAAGAGAGATAATGCCTTTAACGGCATTAAGCGACGTTCAGCTTGGCGAGATAATTGTTCCACAATCAGGCGCGACTTTCTTGGGCGCCGCTTTAATGCTTTTAGTAGAGCGCGTAGATCGTGATGTAAGAAAAAATACGAAAGAGACAAAGGGTGATTGGCGACCATTGCTATTTGTTATGACCGATGGCAACCCAAGCGATTTACAGATGTATCGCAAAGCGATCATCGAGATCAAAAAACGCAATTTCGGTTCCATTTTAGCATGTGCTGCAGGTCCAAAAGCAAAGAGCGAGGCGCTACTGGAACTTACCGATCGCGTAGTAACGCTTGATACTATGGACAGCGCTGCTTTTCTAGGATTTTTCAAATGGGTTTCAGCTTCAGTATCGATCGGCTCGAGCAGTAATGGACTAACGGAGCAGGTAAATCTACCGCCTCCTCCGCCTGAAGTAAATGTGGTTATATAA
- a CDS encoding TerD family protein produces the protein MAISLKKGQGVSLKKSDNDLSLVTIGLGWDVKEDNKGLLASVFGGTKEEDYDLDAVAFLCHSDGKVHNAGNDRLVGGDIVFFNNLRHTSGSIWLTGDNRTGAGEGDDEQIIVKLNDLPSQFAKIAFVVQIYQGIQKKQSFGKVQNAFIRAVDAKGKEMVRFDLSGGESFSQYRSLLFAELEREESGWKFNAIGAPDSSDTFVDWLKRYL, from the coding sequence ATGGCAATTTCACTTAAAAAAGGACAAGGCGTTAGTCTCAAAAAAAGCGACAACGATCTTTCGCTTGTGACAATTGGACTTGGCTGGGATGTCAAGGAAGATAATAAAGGTTTGCTCGCAAGCGTTTTTGGCGGAACTAAAGAGGAAGATTACGATCTTGACGCGGTTGCTTTTCTTTGCCACAGCGACGGTAAAGTTCACAATGCGGGCAATGATCGCTTGGTTGGCGGAGATATTGTATTTTTTAATAATCTGCGTCATACAAGCGGTTCAATTTGGCTTACGGGCGATAACCGTACGGGCGCTGGAGAGGGCGACGATGAACAGATCATCGTCAAGCTAAACGATCTACCGTCGCAATTTGCAAAAATTGCCTTTGTCGTTCAAATATATCAGGGCATTCAGAAAAAACAGAGTTTCGGCAAAGTACAAAATGCTTTTATACGAGCGGTTGATGCAAAAGGCAAAGAAATGGTTCGTTTTGATCTAAGCGGCGGCGAAAGTTTTTCGCAATACAGATCACTACTATTTGCCGAGTTGGAGCGAGAAGAAAGCGGATGGAAATTTAACGCCATAGGAGCGCCTGATTCTAGCGATACTTTTGTTGATTGGCTAAAACGGTATTTGTGA
- a CDS encoding VWA domain-containing protein: MARRLPVYLLLDTSGSMSGEPIEAVKNGVQILVSTLRQDPYALETAYLSVITFDSSAKQLVPLTELSAFQQPSITASGATALGEALSLLASKIETEVIKTTPDVKGDWKPIVFLMTDGSPTDNVRKGIDALKNVKTAIIVACAAGSGADTATLKLITEVVVSLDTADADTIKAFFKWVSASITTGSQKVDQTQKEIGGLDDLPPPPPEVNIVI; this comes from the coding sequence CTACTAGATACTTCAGGCTCTATGAGCGGCGAGCCGATCGAAGCGGTGAAAAATGGCGTTCAAATTTTAGTTTCAACGTTGAGGCAAGACCCTTACGCGCTTGAAACGGCGTATCTTTCCGTAATAACCTTTGACAGCTCGGCAAAGCAGCTTGTCCCTCTCACGGAACTTAGCGCGTTTCAACAGCCAAGTATAACCGCTTCCGGGGCGACCGCGCTTGGCGAGGCGCTTAGCTTACTTGCCTCAAAAATTGAGACGGAAGTTATCAAGACTACTCCCGACGTCAAGGGCGATTGGAAACCTATAGTGTTTTTGATGACGGACGGATCGCCTACCGACAACGTGCGCAAAGGTATTGACGCGCTAAAAAACGTCAAAACGGCGATTATCGTTGCCTGCGCGGCGGGATCAGGCGCGGACACCGCGACATTGAAGTTGATTACAGAGGTTGTGGTTTCGCTCGATACGGCAGACGCTGACACAATTAAAGCGTTTTTCAAGTGGGTTAGCGCCTCTATTACAACTGGCTCTCAAAAGGTTGATCAGACACAAAAAGAGATCGGCGGATTAGACGATTTGCCTCCTCCTCCGCCAGAAGTCAATATCGTAATATAA